A section of the Myxococcus virescens genome encodes:
- a CDS encoding aldo/keto reductase, translating to MEQRPFGSTRVSVPVLGQGTWQMEEDDRAGAIRALRAGLDLGMTHVDTAELYGHGKVEASIVSEAIAGRRGDVFLVSKVMPSNASYAGTLAACERSLKRLRTDHLDCYLLHWPGSHPLEETVRAFEKLVADGKIRAWGVSNFGVEDLEEALALAGPGRIACNQVLYHLEERAIEHAVLPWCEAHGVAVVGYSPFGNGRFPRPDSRGGKVLGAIARAHGVTPYQVALRFLVRGPSLFAIPKASREAHARDNAAAASLTLTADELAHLDAAFPLGHEPASLPVI from the coding sequence ATGGAGCAGCGTCCATTCGGAAGCACACGGGTGTCCGTGCCCGTCCTGGGCCAGGGGACCTGGCAGATGGAGGAGGACGACCGGGCAGGCGCCATCCGCGCCCTTCGCGCCGGGTTGGACCTGGGAATGACGCACGTGGACACCGCTGAACTGTACGGCCACGGCAAGGTGGAGGCGTCCATCGTCTCCGAGGCCATCGCGGGCCGGCGCGGAGACGTCTTCCTGGTGTCGAAGGTGATGCCGTCCAACGCTTCCTACGCGGGCACGCTCGCCGCCTGTGAGCGGAGCCTGAAGCGGCTGCGCACGGACCACCTCGACTGCTACCTGCTGCACTGGCCGGGTTCGCACCCGCTGGAGGAGACGGTGCGCGCCTTCGAGAAGCTGGTGGCGGATGGAAAGATTCGCGCCTGGGGCGTGAGCAACTTCGGGGTGGAGGACCTGGAGGAGGCGCTCGCGCTCGCGGGGCCCGGGCGCATCGCCTGCAACCAGGTGCTCTACCACCTGGAGGAGCGCGCCATCGAGCACGCCGTCCTGCCCTGGTGCGAAGCCCACGGGGTGGCGGTGGTGGGCTACAGCCCCTTCGGCAACGGCCGTTTTCCCCGGCCCGACAGCCGGGGTGGGAAGGTGCTGGGCGCCATCGCCCGCGCGCACGGCGTCACGCCGTACCAGGTGGCGCTCCGGTTCCTGGTGCGCGGGCCGTCGCTGTTCGCCATTCCGAAGGCGAGCCGGGAAGCCCACGCACGCGACAACGCCGCCGCCGCGTCGCTGACGCTGACCGCCGACGAGCTGGCCCACCTCGACGCGGCCTTCCCGCTGGGGCACGAGCCGGCGTCGCTGCCCGTCATCTGA